A section of the Clostridium felsineum DSM 794 genome encodes:
- a CDS encoding non-ribosomal peptide synthetase produces the protein MQDSLIKYLFELRNIKNKGINYIYGENKEEFISYHDLYIKSKTMAQYLKKIPFDKIVLQIQETREFIYSVWACLFANKVIIPIKFSESKEQANVVYNILNMSEKNGVILDKENDLLNDAIVDKKVIWLSEILSCDSDFEYDSCENSNWEDPILIQFSSGSTGKPKGVITTNKNLILNMNWMIEEYSYGKQDKNSEAKIIDWIPLTHNLGMIVGHFATVMRGIDEYVIPTKMFIANPMLLLEKIDEHRITTFHSPNFGLDLISKCAANYDKKELDLSCLSVISIGAERVSSDSCENFIKCMSKFNMPSTAVQPGYGLSEATVIVSDAKNRDFVARYLNRNKLSIGDRIEEIDKTDSRAVCFVEVGKVYGCCKLIVTDDDGQILEDGYVGRIKLKGDTISQGYYLGENKIGKLEVDDLGWFDTGDIGFVINNFLTIIGRSKDVIIINGKNVYPNDFEAIICESLNIPKAFVAVTGIYNNAESVDEIVAFIKNNIANVEDATNIVKRKVKNRTGYNIKDVVFIDEIPKTSNGKIMRYKLVEMYNSKNNGNDKKANKKKLVSKVMRIIREVIEDDTIEATDEIFDYNISSIKIMRIVSLIKTKLGYDGKIKNWINSETFHDFIKTLREGKEEVSELIALESNNQYNEFELSSVQMAYLVGRNADFELGNTSTHAYIEIEANLDIEKFNNSVQKVIEKQPMLRTIVMSSGKQKILEKVEPYNIEVIDISSKDKVEKEKIIVEERHKTESFVFDANKWPLFEFKAIKLDENLYELMFGIDMLIADGASIQLIFKQIYDVYNGKELRDKRVTFKDYIMYIKNLKNSSKYIADKKYWETKVRDMESPANLPLKNRIGAVKTPLFGRKSYSLDKEKWRILTDNAQKNNVRVTYILLYAYAKVLSKWSNQRKLTINTTVFNRPQIHEDINSIVGDFTTLMLVTIDTDKYKNIYKAAKYVQDEFLDSIEHKDYDGVNVVRDYCKYNNISFKSAVMPIVFTSMLFGENNEFNNFVEKIGQVKHLSSQTSQVYLDYQVTETENEVLLTWDYVKNLFDEDVINAMFKDYIIILDSLVSNIAEVQLKNAAAEEIYKRYNNTEFFIEEDTLHGMFKKQCEVTPDNIAVKLKEKSLTYKELDEKSDKLAAYLLNKGIGKGKYVAIITERKIESIINILGILKTGAAYVPINIDYPKERIENIKDETGSFDILDSFKCRKILDTPEIISSNNFVYNNTNDVAYIIYTSGSTGKPKGVVIKHSAAVNTIKDINNRFKVGEKDKIIGLSSLSFDLSVYDVFGALSCGAELVLVEEQRDMEEVDHIVREDKITIWNSVPMIMEMYVNYLSDKEEEVIDFDNIPEITTVLLSGDWIPVNLPNKIKNKFIDCEVISLGGATEASIWSIYYPIEDVKENWTSIPYGYPLGNQKYYVLDYDKQICPINVKGELYIGGVGLANGYFKDEEKTNNSFIDHEEYGRIYKTGDIGVMTHKGWIEFLGREDSQVKIRGYRIEITEIETEILKYSGIKKVVVINSKDSNNIAALYGFVVSDEIIDLNNLRYKLSERLPDYMIPEYLIQIEDIPLMQNGKISRKKLIEIKNERLKNVSYKELIKPENEIEKKLVRLWESILKIDKVNIVDNFFEQGGNSILTIKLISMIEKEFKLKISFKTFLTNCSIKKLAQVIDNEIGKVQIDFQTVEKIRDDVFKISGGVNDSNAYIIKNNKHAVLIDAGCAKEKIEKLLDYEDCSLSAIILTHAHCDHIYYADELRKLNASRYVMHIEEKEFANDMDNNGMNAVEREFTLDPKDIFIGKEKEIIEIDDLRYEVYHTPGHTKGSICVKYKDLIFTGDTVVPDSEEIPDLHYGDEVMLKNTKNYILNNFDDDLTVCAGHGDICRLGSIKK, from the coding sequence ATGCAAGATTCATTAATAAAGTATTTATTTGAACTAAGAAATATAAAAAACAAAGGAATAAATTATATATACGGTGAGAACAAAGAAGAATTTATTTCTTATCATGATTTATATATTAAGAGTAAAACTATGGCACAATATTTAAAAAAAATACCATTCGATAAAATAGTATTGCAAATTCAGGAAACTAGAGAATTTATTTATTCAGTTTGGGCATGTCTTTTTGCAAACAAGGTTATCATACCGATTAAATTTAGTGAAAGCAAAGAACAAGCTAATGTGGTATATAATATTTTAAATATGAGTGAGAAAAATGGAGTAATTCTCGATAAAGAAAATGATTTGTTAAATGATGCAATAGTTGATAAAAAGGTAATTTGGCTATCAGAAATTTTATCATGTGATTCTGATTTTGAATATGATAGTTGTGAAAATTCCAATTGGGAGGATCCTATTTTAATACAATTTTCATCAGGTTCAACAGGTAAACCTAAGGGAGTAATAACAACAAATAAGAATTTAATACTCAATATGAATTGGATGATAGAAGAATACAGTTATGGAAAACAAGATAAAAATTCTGAAGCAAAGATAATTGATTGGATTCCACTTACTCACAATTTAGGAATGATTGTGGGACATTTTGCTACTGTCATGAGAGGTATTGATGAATATGTAATTCCTACAAAGATGTTCATTGCAAATCCTATGTTATTATTAGAAAAAATAGATGAACATAGAATAACAACTTTTCATTCACCAAACTTTGGATTAGATTTGATTTCAAAATGTGCAGCTAACTATGATAAAAAAGAACTTGATTTAAGTTGTTTGTCGGTAATTTCCATAGGTGCAGAAAGGGTTTCAAGTGATAGCTGTGAAAACTTTATAAAGTGTATGAGTAAATTTAATATGCCTTCAACAGCAGTTCAGCCTGGATATGGATTATCTGAAGCCACAGTTATTGTAAGTGATGCAAAGAATCGTGATTTTGTGGCAAGGTATTTAAATCGAAATAAATTGTCTATAGGAGATAGAATAGAAGAGATAGATAAAACTGATAGTAGAGCAGTTTGTTTTGTGGAAGTAGGAAAGGTTTATGGATGTTGTAAATTAATTGTAACAGATGATGATGGACAAATATTAGAGGATGGCTATGTAGGCAGAATTAAGCTTAAGGGTGATACAATTTCTCAAGGATACTATTTAGGGGAAAATAAAATAGGAAAACTTGAAGTAGATGATCTTGGCTGGTTTGATACAGGGGATATCGGATTTGTAATTAACAACTTTCTTACGATTATCGGAAGAAGTAAAGATGTCATTATAATTAACGGTAAGAATGTATACCCCAATGATTTTGAGGCTATTATTTGTGAAAGCTTAAATATACCTAAGGCTTTTGTAGCAGTTACAGGTATTTATAATAATGCGGAAAGTGTTGATGAAATAGTAGCTTTTATAAAAAATAATATTGCAAATGTTGAGGACGCCACTAATATTGTAAAAAGAAAAGTGAAAAATAGAACTGGTTACAATATAAAGGATGTTGTATTTATTGATGAAATACCAAAAACCTCTAATGGAAAAATTATGCGATATAAATTAGTGGAGATGTATAATAGTAAAAATAATGGTAACGATAAGAAAGCTAATAAGAAAAAATTAGTTAGTAAAGTAATGCGGATAATAAGAGAAGTAATTGAGGATGATACAATTGAGGCTACTGATGAAATTTTCGATTATAATATATCATCTATCAAGATAATGCGTATAGTTAGTTTAATAAAAACTAAGCTGGGTTATGACGGAAAAATAAAAAATTGGATTAATAGTGAGACTTTCCATGATTTTATAAAGACATTACGCGAGGGAAAAGAAGAAGTAAGTGAGCTTATAGCCTTAGAAAGTAATAATCAGTATAATGAATTTGAACTTAGTAGTGTGCAGATGGCATATTTGGTTGGAAGAAATGCTGATTTTGAATTAGGAAATACATCAACTCATGCATATATAGAAATTGAAGCTAATCTTGATATTGAAAAGTTTAATAATAGTGTTCAAAAAGTGATAGAAAAGCAACCAATGCTTAGAACTATTGTAATGAGTAGTGGGAAGCAAAAGATTTTAGAAAAAGTTGAACCATATAACATAGAAGTTATAGATATATCATCAAAAGACAAAGTAGAAAAGGAAAAAATTATAGTTGAAGAGAGACATAAAACAGAAAGCTTTGTTTTTGATGCAAATAAGTGGCCATTATTTGAATTTAAGGCAATAAAATTAGATGAAAATTTATATGAATTAATGTTTGGAATTGATATGCTCATTGCAGATGGTGCAAGTATTCAATTGATATTTAAGCAGATATATGATGTATATAATGGAAAAGAATTAAGAGATAAGAGGGTTACTTTTAAAGACTATATTATGTACATAAAAAATTTGAAAAATAGCAGTAAATATATTGCAGATAAAAAATACTGGGAGACTAAAGTTAGGGACATGGAGTCACCAGCAAATTTGCCATTGAAAAATCGTATAGGTGCTGTGAAGACACCTTTATTTGGACGTAAAAGTTATTCTTTAGATAAGGAAAAATGGAGAATACTAACGGATAATGCTCAAAAAAACAATGTTAGAGTAACGTATATATTATTATATGCTTATGCAAAAGTATTAAGTAAATGGAGTAATCAAAGGAAACTAACAATTAATACAACTGTATTTAATAGACCTCAAATTCATGAAGATATTAACAGTATAGTTGGAGATTTTACAACATTAATGCTTGTTACTATAGATACAGATAAGTATAAAAATATTTATAAAGCAGCTAAATATGTACAAGATGAGTTTTTAGATAGTATTGAACATAAGGATTATGATGGAGTAAATGTTGTAAGAGATTATTGTAAATATAATAATATAAGTTTTAAATCAGCAGTAATGCCAATTGTGTTTACTTCTATGTTATTTGGTGAGAATAATGAATTTAATAATTTCGTCGAAAAAATAGGACAGGTAAAACACTTATCCAGTCAAACATCGCAAGTATACCTTGATTATCAAGTAACCGAAACTGAAAATGAAGTTCTATTAACTTGGGATTATGTGAAAAATTTGTTCGATGAAGATGTTATTAATGCAATGTTTAAGGATTATATAATAATTTTAGACTCATTGGTTAGTAATATAGCAGAAGTTCAACTAAAAAATGCTGCGGCAGAGGAAATCTATAAAAGGTATAATAACACAGAATTTTTTATAGAAGAGGATACCTTACATGGAATGTTTAAAAAACAGTGCGAAGTGACACCTGATAACATTGCTGTTAAATTAAAAGAAAAAAGTTTGACATATAAAGAATTGGATGAGAAATCAGATAAATTAGCAGCATATTTATTGAATAAAGGTATTGGTAAGGGTAAATATGTAGCAATTATAACAGAAAGAAAAATAGAAAGTATTATTAATATACTTGGTATTTTAAAAACTGGAGCTGCATATGTACCAATTAACATTGATTATCCAAAGGAAAGAATAGAGAATATCAAGGACGAAACGGGAAGTTTTGATATATTAGATTCTTTTAAGTGTAGAAAGATATTAGATACACCAGAAATAATTAGTTCAAATAATTTTGTGTATAACAATACGAATGATGTTGCTTATATTATTTATACATCAGGTAGTACAGGTAAGCCTAAAGGAGTAGTTATAAAACATAGTGCTGCTGTAAATACAATAAAAGATATAAATAACAGATTTAAAGTAGGAGAAAAAGATAAAATCATTGGTTTATCTTCTTTAAGCTTTGACTTATCAGTATATGATGTTTTTGGCGCATTATCTTGTGGAGCCGAGCTAGTGCTTGTAGAAGAACAAAGAGATATGGAGGAAGTTGATCATATAGTCAGAGAAGATAAAATTACTATATGGAATTCAGTTCCAATGATTATGGAAATGTACGTTAATTATTTGAGTGATAAGGAAGAAGAAGTAATTGATTTTGATAACATACCAGAAATAACAACAGTATTATTAAGTGGAGATTGGATTCCGGTGAATCTTCCGAATAAAATAAAGAATAAGTTTATTGATTGTGAGGTAATAAGTCTAGGAGGAGCTACAGAAGCTTCAATATGGTCTATATATTACCCAATAGAAGATGTGAAAGAAAATTGGACTAGCATACCATATGGATATCCATTAGGAAATCAAAAATATTATGTATTAGATTATGATAAACAGATATGTCCTATAAATGTAAAAGGAGAACTATATATTGGTGGTGTAGGTCTAGCAAATGGATATTTTAAAGATGAAGAAAAAACAAATAATTCTTTTATTGATCATGAAGAATATGGAAGAATATATAAAACTGGCGACATTGGAGTAATGACTCATAAGGGATGGATAGAATTTTTAGGAAGAGAAGACAGTCAAGTAAAAATAAGAGGATACCGTATTGAAATTACTGAAATAGAAACAGAAATTTTAAAATATTCTGGAATTAAAAAGGTAGTTGTTATAAATTCAAAGGATTCTAATAATATTGCTGCATTATATGGGTTTGTTGTTTCAGATGAAATTATAGATTTAAATAATCTTAGATATAAGTTATCGGAAAGATTACCAGATTATATGATACCTGAATATTTAATTCAAATTGAAGATATACCATTAATGCAAAATGGTAAGATTTCAAGAAAGAAGCTTATAGAAATAAAAAATGAGAGATTAAAAAATGTATCATATAAAGAACTAATTAAACCAGAGAATGAAATAGAAAAAAAACTTGTAAGGCTATGGGAATCAATACTTAAAATAGATAAGGTTAATATTGTTGACAATTTCTTTGAGCAGGGTGGTAATTCCATATTAACAATAAAGTTGATTTCAATGATTGAAAAGGAATTTAAATTAAAGATAAGTTTTAAAACATTTTTAACAAATTGTTCCATAAAGAAATTAGCACAAGTTATTGATAACGAAATTGGGAAAGTACAGATTGATTTTCAAACTGTTGAAAAAATTAGAGATGATGTTTTTAAAATTTCAGGTGGTGTAAATGATTCAAATGCATATATCATTAAAAATAATAAACATGCTGTATTAATTGATGCAGGATGCGCAAAGGAAAAAATAGAAAAGCTTCTTGATTATGAAGATTGTAGTTTATCTGCAATAATATTAACTCATGCACATTGTGACCATATATATTATGCTGATGAATTAAGGAAACTTAATGCTTCCAGATACGTGATGCATATAGAGGAGAAAGAATTTGCAAATGACATGGACAATAATGGCATGAATGCGGTTGAAAGGGAATTTACATTAGATCCTAAGGATATATTTATAGGCAAAGAAAAAGAGATTATTGAAATTGATGATTTGAGATATGAAGTGTATCATACGCCAGGTCATACAAAGGGAAGCATATGTGTAAAGTACAAAGATCTTATTTTTACGGGAGATACAGTAGTTCCTGATAGCGAAGAAATACCTGATTTGCATTATGGTGATGAAGTAATGCTTAAGAATACAAAGAATTATATTTTGAATAATTTTGATGATGACTTAACGGTATGTGCAGGGCACGGAGATATATGTAGATTAGGAAGTATAAAGAAATAA